In Phlebotomus papatasi isolate M1 chromosome 1, Ppap_2.1, whole genome shotgun sequence, the following proteins share a genomic window:
- the LOC129808543 gene encoding uncharacterized protein LOC129808543, producing MKIASLTIVLYLIYAVSARSHHKASKKKDYEYDYGGDYQGAVSGNGNHASYSSVAENHGASSKSGYSAGSGLRSIAQGSADQANSAVANQHAAAKQAAFVAKNTLAQQAVQASATAQAALAGKQVLLQGLEQQSIEAHQALDSEIQQLQQAKRSAKAAQQAAQQALNHVAVLTAALNNAQSTSDHAQQAASEAAAELASQTAMVGAAKTRLETIEEQLHSARIDFEATQSAAAKAAASAQEAQNNAAEAAIHAQVLSHDSIGHGSDQSDHIDDVATNHNYGEFKPSHQGQDSTSYQQQQQYLAGY from the coding sequence CACGATCGCACCACAAGGCGTCCAAGAAGAAGGACTATGAGTATGACTATGGTGGTGATTATCAGGGAGCAGTGTCTGGAAATGGGAACCATGCATCATACTCTTCAGTGGCAGAAAATCATGGGGCATCCAGTAAGTCAGGATACAGTGCAGGTTCTGGGTTACGGTCGATTGCTCAGGGATCTGCTGATCAAGCAAATTCAGCTGTTGCTAATCAACATGCTGCCGCCAAGCAAGCAGCTTTTGTGGCCAAAAACACTTTGGCACAACAGGCTGTGCAGGCTTCAGCTACTGCCCAGGCTGCTTTAGCCGGCAAGCAAGTTCTTTTGCAAGGACTGGAACAGCAAAGCATAGAGGCTCATCAAGCTTTGGACAGTGAAATTCAGCAATTGCAGCAAGCCAAGAGGTCTGCCAAAGCTGCCCAGCAAGCAGCCCAACAAGCTCTCAATCACGTCGCTGTTCTCACAGCTGCTCTCAACAATGCCCAGTCCACATCGGATCATGCTCAGCAGGCTGCCAGTGAGGCTGCAGCTGAACTTGCTTCCCAAACAGCCATGGTTGGAGCTGCAAAGACGCGTCTGGAGACAATTGAGGAGCAACTCCATTCTGCTAGAATAGACTTTGAGGCTACACAATCAGCTGCAGCTAAGGCGGCTGCGTCAGCCCAAGAAGCCCAGAACAATGCTGCAGAAGCCGCCATCCACGCTCAAGTCCTGTCGCATGATTCCATTGGTCATGGATCTGATCAGAGTGATCACATTGACGATGTAGCTACGAATCACAACTACGGAGAATTTAAACCATCTCACCAGGGACAGGATTCAACATCCTATCAGCAGCAACAGCAGTACTTGGCCGGTTATTGA